AAgagggaagaaaaaaaagagaaaaaagatggTGGTTTAATCACGCAGACAACTATTATTTCATCTGATAAACTCATTATTCCTTACGATAAACCATGGTATGAAATTTCATTGGATCCTCAAGTTGGACAGAACGATGATGTTGAAGAATTATCCAAAGAACAAGTTGagaaactttttgaaagaggTAAACAAACCTTGGAAGTTGACAATCAAACTTACTATGAAGAGTTTACAAAAGACTCATCCCAGGCAAAGTTCATGTCCCAAATTTTGTCCGACGGTACCCtcaatgataaaatatCTGCCGTGACTTTATTGATTCAAGATTCGCCATTACATAACACTAAGTCTTTAGAAACTCTCGTCTCTTACTGTGGAAAGAAATCGAGAAACTCCGCTTTACAGAGTTTAAACGCTTTGAAggatttgtttttgaatgGTCTTTTACCTAACAGGAAATTAAGATACTTTAAAAACCAACCAGGATTATCCATGTTGCTAAATAAGAGGACTCTAGCTCTCTTCTATTTCGAAGATTATCTAAAGAAGCTGTTCTTCCGTGTTTTAGAGGTTTTAGAAGTGCTTTCCCATGATCCAATCATTCATGTTAGATTACAAGTATTGAACCATGTTTTCGACTTACTGACCAACCAACCCGAACAAGAATTTAATTTACTAAGATTAGGAGTGAATAAGATTGGTGACATTGATTCCAAGGTCTCTTCAAAGGCTTCgtatttattattaaagCTGGAACAAGCCCATCCAAACATGAAATCTATCGTCATCGATTCTATTGTTGATATCGCATTGAGACCAAATGCTGACTATCATACCACTTACTATTCTGTTGTTACTCTAAATCAAACGATCTTGAAACGATCGGAAGATTTCGTTGCTAATAAATTGGTGAAAACATACTTCAcgttatttgaaaagtttttaaTCAACACTGATAAAGATCATATTAATGGTGCTGTGAAGAGTAATTCAAAGttatatgaagaaaaaagaaagaaaaatttcaaaaagggTAAACATGGTGGTAGGTCTgtaaaaaacgaaaaaacgGAGAATGAAGTTTTAGATGAAAAGAACTCAAAACTATTTAGTGCTTTATTAACAGGTATTAATCGTGCATTTCCTTTTGCTCAAATTCCAGCCTCAGTTTATGAAGTACATATGGAAACCCTTTTTAAAATTACACATTCTTCCAATTTCAATACCTCAATTCAAGCATTAGTTTTAATTAATCAAGTCACTGTCAAAGCAAAATTAAACAGTGATCGATATTATAGAACATTATATGAAAGTTTGTTTGATCCGAGGTTGGTAAATTCCTCCAAACAGGGTatttatttgaatttaCTTTACAAATCATTAAAACAAGATGCACTAAATGTAGAGCGAGTAGAGGCTTTTGTCAAGAGAATTCTTCAAGTTTGTTCTCATTGGTTGAACGTTGGTACTATTACTGGCTTCTTTTACCTATTGATCCAATTGGCTAAGACAATAccacaaataaaaaacctTCTAACTAATACGCCAGTTGATTACGAATATGAATCTGATGCAGAAGGGGAAAAAGCGGataaaaagataaagagaaaggaaTATGATGGCCGTAAGCGTGATCCAAAATTTGCCAACGCAGAAAAGTCTTCATTATGGGAAATAAATGACTTCATCAATCATTTCCACCCTACTATACAGACGTACGCAAGTGCTTATGTTACAGGAGAAACAGAGCATGTTGCTAAGCCAGACTTAGGTCTATTTACTCTATCGCATTTCCTTGATAGATTTGTCTACAGAAGTGCTAAGCAGACGAACGTCACAAGAGGTGCATCCATTATGCAACCTTTATTTAGTGGCTCGAGGGTCAACGACTCTGTTTTAGTCAAAGCATCTGATGTTATGCATGATCAGGATCCCGTTAACACTGAAGACTGGCTAACTAAAAAAGTCGGAGATATCAAACCGGAGGAtaaattcttttatcaGTATTTCACCACCAAGAAGACTGCTGATAGAAAAGGTAAGAAGTCTAATGAGGAATCCAATTttgatagtgatgatgaGATGAATGAGGATGAAATTTGGAGTGCTCTGGTTAAATCGAGGCCCGATGTAGAagatgatagtgatgataGTGAACTTGACTTTGGTGAAGATGATTTCAGCGAATCAAGTAGCGAAGACGAAGCTCAAATTGATGCACttgacgatgaagatgttAAAGGTGAAGGCAGTCAAGAAagcgatgaagaagaggcCCTCGATGAAGATATTTTCTACAGTTTTGATGGAGAACAAGATAGTGAAGACAAGAAACGTTCTTTTGCTGAAAgtggtgaagaagaggacaaagaagaagaacaagaagaaaaagatggtgatgatgaggaCGGTACTGCAAAAAgagcaaagaagaagcaaagaaagaatatgcTCAAAAGTTTGCCAGTATTTGCATCTGCAGACGACTATGCTCAATATTTAGATCAAGATTCAGACTAAAGAAATGCTAAATTATTAGGACGCTTCGGTGCTGTAAATTATATACAACAAGTAGAAATTTTGTACAATATCAAATGGTTGAATATGAAACCGAAGATGAAAGACGTGATACGCATTTGcattttgatgaaaagtaTCCACAGGGCCTTTTGAGATAATACTCGACCGGCGGTAGGCGGAGTAAGAGCGGAGTAAGAGCGGAGTAAGAGCGGAGTAAGAGAGGAGGCAGAAGCGGTTGTAGACTAAGGCTATAAATGGTTGAGATCACCGATGTTATTGACATGACGGGAGACACTTGAAACGAAGGTACCACATTAACAAAAGGAAATGCTCCAACTTTTTTAACACGATGTATTATATTACCGAATAATCTCTTAGGTATCTTCAAAGTAACGTACATACGGTCATAACCTTTCTACGACATACAATGAGTttctaaataaaaaaaataccatATGACCTCAAATGAATCACTAATTCATTTACTAGTCATCTCCTCATTAGTAAAATTACTCAGATTCTTAAGTTAATACGTATAACATGATACTTAATTATTTACGTAAATAATCAGGAACTAAATTTTAAGACTTTATACCACATACGTTAGTTTGAATCACAGGTTTCAATTGATTGATTACATGGACGAATAAGAGATCTGTGCTATctgatttatattttgtcgaagaaattttgattATGAGTGGAAATACTTTCGTCGTACGAATAGCAAATGCCCTTTTTAAGTCATCGCTAGCTAATCACAGCCCATCAGTTTACCCAAAGCGCATTAAACACTTTGAGATTCTGCCCAACGAGAAATGGGTCATATGGGGACCTGGGAAGGGCAAGTTTCTTAGTGTACTGAGCAACAAATACATCTGTGAGCCTCCATTATCTTTGAGGTTTGGATTTTTAAAACAAAGCTCTAACATCTTGCCTAGAGTAGAGCAAGTTGCTTTTAAAGGCGTTATGCCAACTGCTCATTTAAGTGCCCGATACGAATATTTTAAAGACGATTATGACCAAACATGCAAACAGTTTATATTTGACAAGGCGAGCGGGTCAAATGCTGTTTCATATAAAGTTGAGACGAACGATCGTAAAATAAACATGGAACTATATAATGTTCTAATTGAAAACTTAAGATTGACCAGCTTACAGGATAGGTGGGTAATGGGGTTAAGTAATGGACAAATGAGGAGAGCAAGACTAGCACGCAGTATACTCAAGGAACCGGATCTACTATTAATCGATGACCCATTTTTAGGGCTGGATCCAGGtgcaacagcaacaatttcaaaattccTAGCTGGATATGATAACAGGAAAGTGAATGGTGGATGCCCAATCGTCATTGGGTTGAGGTTTCAAGATACTATTCCGGCATGGTGTACCCATATATGTTGCGTCGATGAGCAAAAAGGCATATTGTTTGAAGGCCCGATCGAAAAACTTCATAATAAAATAGATGAAATCCGATTACGTTCAATGAAAGAACTAGAACAGTTCAAGGAAAGAAAGTCTTCCAAAGGGGATTTTCCTATTGAAAACTTGATCTGCATGCATCCTATGTTCGGCAAAAAAGACCAtgaaattatcaaaatgCCACATGTTTTAGAATTAGACGGACTGAGTGTCTCATACAAAGGCGAAGCTATCTTGGAAAACTTGCATTGGAAAATCCAACCCGGTTCGACGTGGCATATAAGAGGAGACAACGGGTCAGGTAAATCGACCTTACTATCTTTGCTTACAGCAGAGCATCCTCAATCGTGGAATTCGAAGGTGATTCAAAATGGCGTTCCACGGAGGACAGGTAAGACAAactattttgaaataaataGTAAAATAAGTATGTCATCACCTGAATTAcatgcaatttttttaaagaatgCTGGAGGAAAATTAAGCATTCGGGAAAGTGTTGCAACTGGCTACCGTGATACATCTTCTAATAATTTCTTACCAATATGGAATTCTTTAGACAAAAATGCCAAAATAATTGTGGACATGTATTTGAGCTATTTTGGTTTGGATAAAAATGCCGATACCGTTTTATTTCAACAATTGACCGTAAGTGATCAGAAACTTGTCCTTTTTATCAGGTGTTTGATCAAGATGCCGCAGATACTGATTCTTGATGAAGCATTTTCTGGTATGGAAGTGGGACCAATGATGCGTTGTCATGAACTTTTAGAAGAATGGCCTGGAACTGTTCTTGTAGTGGCACATGTTGCTGAAGAGACACCAAAATGTGATCATTACCTAAGACTCATATCCCCTAGAGAGTATGAAATTGGTGATATCAATGAAAATTAGACAGTTTATCATCCACATAACAGAACAAGGTACATAAAGGTTCGAAAATTATAGGATACATATGTAATACTACGCGTACATGGGATAAGGATTCAATTAATCTGCCTTCAGTGTATCGTcttaaatttcaataagAACACTACTACTTTAACCATAACTCATTTATTGGGAACGACTGGAGCTAAGAAGGCCATTTATGCTTAGCGCAGAGGCGAAGCGCGGTGCCTGGGTGCGATATCATCTCCTTTTCTCTACgacaaatttcaaaaaaaatttgtagtGTGACATTACTTACACAATTATATCATACTGAAAAGGAACAGTAAACGTGATTATCTAAATAGTATACGATATTATCAATCTCGCaagaaaattctttattgaGTTTGAGAGAGAGATTATTCATTAGAAAGCGTTCTTACCATTCTCTAGGAGCAAATCCGTGAAAGGTGTTCGACGTTACTACGAATAACAGCACTACATCGAAACAAGAGGGTACCATAACAATCAGAGCCCATAGCTTTTATTAGTATTTTCACTCTGTTTACTGGTTCCTAATATTAAGCTTTATCTgtatttgtttgttttaGACTATTAATTTACCAGACAAAGAACCTTCCATTTTCgtgttttttcattacacgaagaaaagaaagaagacaTAAAAAGATTCATAAACTTCACCGTAATAGTTTTCAGGACATTAAAAGTGATACAGTATGAGTACTCCTGCAAATTATACGCGTGTTCCCTTGTGCGAACCAGAGGAGCTGCCAGCCGACATacaaaaagagaatgaaTATGGTACACTAGATTCTCCAAAGCACTTGTACCAAGTCAAATCACGTCATGGAGAACCATTATCAGAACCTGTCATTGACACTCCTCCTTACTATATTTCCTTATTGACGTATCTAAActatttgattttgatcATACTGGGCCATGTTCATGATTTTTTAGGTATGACTTTCCAAAAGAGTAAACATTTGGATCTTTTGGAACGTGATGGGTTAGCACCTTGGTATTCAAATTTCGAGAGTTTTTACGTTAGAAGAATTAAGTTGAGAATTGACGATTGTTTTTCTAGACCAACAACAGGTGTTCCTGGTAGATTTATTCGTTGTATCGATAGAATATCTCATAATATAAACGAGTATTTTACCTACTCGGGCGCAGTATACCCATGCATGAACTTATCATCATATAACTATTTAGGCTTTGCACAAAGTAAGGGTCAATGTACTGATGCTGCCCTAGAATCTGTCGATAAATATTCTATTCAATCGGGTGGACCAAGAACTCAAATTGGTACTACGGACCTGCACATTAAAGCAGAGAAATTGGTTGCCAGGTTTATCGGTAAGGAGGATGCTCTTGTTTTCTCAATGGGTTATGGAACGAACGCCAATTTGTTTAACGCTTTTCTGGATAAGAAATGCTTAGTCATATCTGATGAACTAAACCACACCTCCATTAGGACAGGTGTTAGACTATCAGGTGCTGCTGTGAGAACTTTCAAGCATGGTGATATGGTGGGATTAGAAAAGCTTATTAGAGAACAAATTGTCCTTGGCCAACCAAAAACAAATCGCCCATGGAAGAAGATTCTAATTTGTGCGGAAGGGTTGTTTTCCATGGAGGGTACGTTGTGCAATTTGCCAAAATTGgttgaattgaaaaagaaatataaatgTTACCTGTTCATCGATGAAGCTCATTCTATAGGTGCCATGGGTCCAACTGGCCGTGGTGTAtgtgaaatttttgatgttAATCCCAAGGACGTTGACATCCTAATGGGCACTTTTACTAAGTCCTTTGGTGCTGCTGGTGGTTACATTGCTGCTGATAAATGGATTATTGATAGATTGAGATTAGATTTGACCACTGTTAGTTATAGTGAATCGATGCCAGCCCCTGTTTTAGCTCAAACTATTTCCTCTTTGCAAACTATTAGTGGCGAAATATGTCCGGGACAGGGTACTGAAAGATTACAACGTATTGCCTTCAACTCCCGCTACCTACGTTTAGCTTTGCAAAGGTTGGGATTTATTGTCTACGGTGTTGCCGACTCGCCAGTCATCCCACTTTTGCTGTATTGTCCTTCTAAAATGCCTGCATTTTCGAGGATGATGTTACAAAGAAGGATTGccgttgttgttgttgcctATCCCGCTACTCCATTAATTGAATCGAGAGTGAGATTCTGTATGTCATCATCtttaacaaaagaagatattgatTATTTATTACGTCATGTTAGTGAGGTTGGTGATaaattgaatttgaaatcaaaTTCAGGGAAATCTAGTTACGATGGTAAACGTCAAAGGTGGGACATCGAAGAAGTCATTAGAAGAACACCTGAGGACTGTAAGAACGACAAGTATTTTGTCAATTAAATTTAAAGCCAATGACCTGTTAAGGTAAAAATTACAGATTTTCTGGAGATCTTGGACCATGAAACATTTTTAGTATTACTTAAAACAACTAAAGATCCAACAAGAATTGTAGAAGCTGTAAACAAGCTGCAGAAGGCGTTCAAAAGAATTAAGAAGCTAAGAAGGACGCAAGATGTTCCAGGATATGAATTCAAACAACATGTCGTTTCATCTTTTATAAATTAATGTTCTATATACAACTTTATCGTATCATACTCCCAATTACGCTATGCAGTAAtgtgtttttttctcgCGGACAAAGAATCGAATCAGACGGTGATAGCCCCTTTAGTGATTTTATCgaaccaaagaaaatgaatagAGCATGTTAAACAGTATAGATTAACAGTTGCTCATCCTCTGTTTCGGATTTATCTCAATTGTCCATTTAAACAGACTGGTTAATACTGCTATTGCATTTTTAAAGCTTCAAACAAATAGTCATGTCTAACCTCTATAAAATTGGTActgaaacaaaaaaaaaaatcaaagagttCCGTACATCCACAGCAAGGACCAACTCCATAAAAGCTCTATCGATAAAGATCGAACCAAAACCGTCTTGTGAAAtaattattgatgaagacgaaCAAGAGGAACTAGATGAGATGGAAGGTGTAGATGAATTAGCCGAAATTCTACCTGACAATTCACCCCGATTTCTTCTCACTGCGTTTCCAATAACAACAAAAGATGGGTTCAAGCAGACTCCCTTGGTCTTAATTTATTGGAAGCCAATGACGGTCGTGTCACAAGAATGGAAGATGCTTTATGCGGGCGCATTAGAAATGATCAGAAACGAGTGTGGTACTTTCAAATTGATAGAGGTTTCTTCTGGTCTGGAAGATGACTCAGACGTTGAAGAGTTAAAAGAGCAATTAGAAAATTGTTAGTATAGTTTTCATCAATCGCTTAACCACATGTGTATTACCGCATTAGACACTTaatatttactttttacttttcatAGAAACATTATAAAAGACTGCTTTAGAACCCATAAACCATAATATGTTTGGgtcaagaatttttttgtttttcagtGTTACAGTTTTAATggttatttttcatgaGCGCGCAAAGAAGCTATGAAATTTTGACGTTAGAGAGATTTATAATTGTTGGGGAATAGTAATTTATCTTCGCTCGTATATTTTGCAATCTGATTTTAATTGTAATCCCTCTCCTTCCTATCAGTGAAAGAGCAATCTACTAAGCCAATCAACAACAATCAGTCAAAATGGGTCGTATGCACAGTGCCGTATGTCTATTAACATTATAACGAGATATTAATACAGATATGCTGAATTAAATTACTCGTTCAAACAGAAGACATTATAATGTGAAATTCAGAAATGAATTTCTAATACGTTACTTCTCTCGGATCACAATTCTATTACAAGTTCCGGTTGTGTACACAGGTATAATTTATACTGGAGAGCAAATTCTGCTCGCTGTACATTTGCTGGGTGATtccaatttcttttaacaTGTTATTAATTCAATAGGGTTTGTCACTAGCTGCTACTTGAGTGTATCCTCACTCGAAGTATCACTGACTGCCAATCTCAGCCTTTATGAACTTGATTTCATTAGGCTCTTTAACATTAATACGTTAATCTATCTTCTTACGAAGAAGCAGAATGGAAGGAACACTTCGCAAAATTGTACTTTAATGGAATTGTATGGTCTAGATGAGGGAATGTGTACATGATGCGCTTTTCTTACCATATAAAACTTTGTTTTACTAACATTTGATGCatatttttggaatttcCATTTCCGAATAATGTCATTCTATACAGGGTAAAggtatttcttcttctgctaTTCCATACTCTAGAAACGCTCCAGCTTGGTTCAAGTTGTCCTCTGAATCTGTCATTGAACAAATCGTCAAGTATGCCAGAAAAGGTTTGACTCCATCTCAAATTGGTGTCTTGTTGAGAGATGCTCACGGTGTTACCCAAGCTCGTGTCATTACTGGTAACAAGATCATGAGAATCTTGAAGTCTAATGGTTTGGCTCCAGAAATCCCAGAAGATTTGTACTACTTGATTAAGAAGGCTGTCTCTGTCAGAAAGCATTTGGAAAGAAACAGAAAGGACAAGGATGCTAAGTTCAGATTAATTTTGATCGAATCTAGAATCCACAGATTGGCTAGATACTACAGAACTGTCTCTGTCTTGCCACCAAACTGGAAGTACGAATCTGCCACTGCCTCTGCTTTGGTTAACTAGAGTGTTTAAATCATTTActtcattatttctttatatgtatatttttgtataattAAAACTGATTTTTTAACATCTCTACATAAAAGACAAGTTGCACTTCAATACTTTTCCgcatattttcttttgggagagttttttttttatcttcaaatGATTTCTTGATTTAAACTccaaactttttttcacttttgaACATACCTTAAGAAAGTGAATTGTTCATCACTTTCGTAATGAACAAGTAGAACATGGCTCAGAATTTCGGGAGCATTCCTTCACATAAATCTTATGTGTTGAGTCTGTATCGTACCGTGCTTAGAAACATTCCAAAACATTGTCACTCATATGCCTTTCAatatgaaataaaaaaaaatctatcaaaGCAATTGACTAAACACAAGCATGACAAATCAAGTTGGAGTGTCTATATCCTGCTTGAGAAATTCAACCAATTGAACGACtatcttttggaaaataaattacttgaaatcaaaaaccTGATGAAACCACTAAAGAAGTCGACAAAACAActaaaaacaacaaaaattcTCAACTCTTTGACTGGTCTATGTGAGGACAACAGTCAAAGTCCGGATGAAATCAGGAAACTTCATATACTAAGTAGGTATATCAAACAGAAGCAAAATTCAGGTCTTTTACCGGCCtatatatcaaagaaatataagCTCAATCTCCTACTACCATTAGCATTGAATGATCACGCATGCGAGAATTTGTTTCACATCCAACAAAAATTGGAGAAAGGTCCTCCTTCTGCTAGGCTATCATATacaaaagaaggaagaaacCAAATATGGTTTGTTCGGTCACCGATTAATAAAGGGAAACAGCAATCAAAAAAGCTGGGAATATTAATACGacaagagagaaaaaattctcagaaaaatattgacAATCTAAATTTCTGTGAAGTCAATGCCACTTGGGCACTACATGAAGCTATTTGGGAAGAATATTTGGAGTCTAAAAAGATTATTAAATTAAACTTGCCGAAGTACTTGGAGTACACTTCATATCCTTCAAAATCGGCTAAATACAATTCTATTGGTCTGAATAAATCAATTAAGGAATGGATAGATCCATTGAGAGACATTATGTTTAACTTGCAGTctaaaagttttcaaagagTGGAGTACTTTAACAATTATAAGGAAAAGCTTCTTAAAAAAGATGGTCAACTAGcatattttgataaaatgtcaaaaaaaatgtatatCAAACGGTTGGAATCTTTTAAGAGGATGAGCGAAGAAGATTTACCGTATATTACGCCCTTCATAGGCGAGAGAGACCTGCCAAGTGTTTTGGCCAAGTACGG
The Saccharomyces mikatae IFO 1815 strain IFO1815 genome assembly, chromosome: 4 genome window above contains:
- the AIM7 gene encoding Aim7p (similar to Saccharomyces cerevisiae AIM7 (YDR063W); ancestral locus Anc_8.178) encodes the protein MSNLYKIGTETKKKIKEFRTSTARTNSIKALSIKIEPKPSCEIIIDEDEQEELDEMEGVDELAEILPDNSPRFLLTAFPITTKDGFKQTPLVLIYWKPMTVVSQEWKMLYAGALEMIRNECGTFKLIEVSSGLEDDSDVEELKEQLENC
- the MAK21 gene encoding RNA-binding ribosome biosynthesis protein MAK21 (similar to Saccharomyces cerevisiae MAK21 (YDR060W); ancestral locus Anc_3.309), with the protein product MDENRDKKLDLSSLRNKISSKLQDNNNKKTKKDVKNKNLKVIVDGKKIGEDIRREALALGASEEDLKLIQGLSDDDDDDKSEQEFDAVADEGANDKGFKNDLQNFMRDIGFDKHKLEDVDDGNENVEGESTTSKGAKRPVQEKDNVKQSFVATKLEKLTQKPDNDSNKEEDENEKEANLSSDELPESTETKREEKKEKKDGGLITQTTIISSDKLIIPYDKPWYEISLDPQVGQNDDVEELSKEQVEKLFERGKQTLEVDNQTYYEEFTKDSSQAKFMSQILSDGTLNDKISAVTLLIQDSPLHNTKSLETLVSYCGKKSRNSALQSLNALKDLFLNGLLPNRKLRYFKNQPGLSMLLNKRTLALFYFEDYLKKLFFRVLEVLEVLSHDPIIHVRLQVLNHVFDLLTNQPEQEFNLLRLGVNKIGDIDSKVSSKASYLLLKLEQAHPNMKSIVIDSIVDIALRPNADYHTTYYSVVTLNQTILKRSEDFVANKLVKTYFTLFEKFLINTDKDHINGAVKSNSKLYEEKRKKNFKKGKHGGRSVKNEKTENEVLDEKNSKLFSALLTGINRAFPFAQIPASVYEVHMETLFKITHSSNFNTSIQALVLINQVTVKAKLNSDRYYRTLYESLFDPRLVNSSKQGIYLNLLYKSLKQDALNVERVEAFVKRILQVCSHWLNVGTITGFFYLLIQLAKTIPQIKNLLTNTPVDYEYESDAEGEKADKKIKRKEYDGRKRDPKFANAEKSSLWEINDFINHFHPTIQTYASAYVTGETEHVAKPDLGLFTLSHFLDRFVYRSAKQTNVTRGASIMQPLFSGSRVNDSVLVKASDVMHDQDPVNTEDWLTKKVGDIKPEDKFFYQYFTTKKTADRKGKKSNEESNFDSDDEMNEDEIWSALVKSRPDVEDDSDDSELDFGEDDFSESSSEDEAQIDALDDEDVKGEGSQESDEEEALDEDIFYSFDGEQDSEDKKRSFAESGEEEDKEEEQEEKDGDDEDGTAKRAKKKQRKNMLKSLPVFASADDYAQYLDQDSD
- the LCB2 gene encoding serine C-palmitoyltransferase LCB2 (similar to Saccharomyces cerevisiae LCB2 (YDR062W); ancestral locus Anc_8.177); protein product: MSTPANYTRVPLCEPEELPADIQKENEYGTLDSPKHLYQVKSRHGEPLSEPVIDTPPYYISLLTYLNYLILIILGHVHDFLGMTFQKSKHLDLLERDGLAPWYSNFESFYVRRIKLRIDDCFSRPTTGVPGRFIRCIDRISHNINEYFTYSGAVYPCMNLSSYNYLGFAQSKGQCTDAALESVDKYSIQSGGPRTQIGTTDLHIKAEKLVARFIGKEDALVFSMGYGTNANLFNAFLDKKCLVISDELNHTSIRTGVRLSGAAVRTFKHGDMVGLEKLIREQIVLGQPKTNRPWKKILICAEGLFSMEGTLCNLPKLVELKKKYKCYLFIDEAHSIGAMGPTGRGVCEIFDVNPKDVDILMGTFTKSFGAAGGYIAADKWIIDRLRLDLTTVSYSESMPAPVLAQTISSLQTISGEICPGQGTERLQRIAFNSRYLRLALQRLGFIVYGVADSPVIPLLLYCPSKMPAFSRMMLQRRIAVVVVAYPATPLIESRVRFCMSSSLTKEDIDYLLRHVSEVGDKLNLKSNSGKSSYDGKRQRWDIEEVIRRTPEDCKNDKYFVN
- the SMKI04G2830 gene encoding uncharacterized protein (similar to Saccharomyces cerevisiae YDR061W; ancestral locus Anc_8.176), translated to MSGNTFVVRIANALFKSSLANHSPSVYPKRIKHFEILPNEKWVIWGPGKGKFLSVLSNKYICEPPLSLRFGFLKQSSNILPRVEQVAFKGVMPTAHLSARYEYFKDDYDQTCKQFIFDKASGSNAVSYKVETNDRKINMELYNVLIENLRLTSLQDRWVMGLSNGQMRRARLARSILKEPDLLLIDDPFLGLDPGATATISKFLAGYDNRKVNGGCPIVIGLRFQDTIPAWCTHICCVDEQKGILFEGPIEKLHNKIDEIRLRSMKELEQFKERKSSKGDFPIENLICMHPMFGKKDHEIIKMPHVLELDGLSVSYKGEAILENLHWKIQPGSTWHIRGDNGSGKSTLLSLLTAEHPQSWNSKVIQNGVPRRTGKTNYFEINSKISMSSPELHAIFLKNAGGKLSIRESVATGYRDTSSNNFLPIWNSLDKNAKIIVDMYLSYFGLDKNADTVLFQQLTVSDQKLVLFIRCLIKMPQILILDEAFSGMEVGPMMRCHELLEEWPGTVLVVAHVAEETPKCDHYLRLISPREYEIGDINEN
- the RPS13 gene encoding 40S ribosomal protein uS15 (similar to Saccharomyces cerevisiae RPS13 (YDR064W); ancestral locus Anc_8.179), with product MGRMHSAGKGISSSAIPYSRNAPAWFKLSSESVIEQIVKYARKGLTPSQIGVLLRDAHGVTQARVITGNKIMRILKSNGLAPEIPEDLYYLIKKAVSVRKHLERNRKDKDAKFRLILIESRIHRLARYYRTVSVLPPNWKYESATASALVN
- the RRG1 gene encoding Rrg1p (similar to Saccharomyces cerevisiae RRG1 (YDR065W); ancestral locus Anc_8.180), with product MAQNFGSIPSHKSYVLSLYRTVLRNIPKHCHSYAFQYEIKKNLSKQLTKHKHDKSSWSVYILLEKFNQLNDYLLENKLLEIKNLMKPLKKSTKQLKTTKILNSLTGLCEDNSQSPDEIRKLHILSRYIKQKQNSGLLPAYISKKYKLNLLLPLALNDHACENLFHIQQKLEKGPPSARLSYTKEGRNQIWFVRSPINKGKQQSKKLGILIRQERKNSQKNIDNLNFCEVNATWALHEAIWEEYLESKKIIKLNLPKYLEYTSYPSKSAKYNSIGLNKSIKEWIDPLRDIMFNLQSKSFQRVEYFNNYKEKLLKKDGQLAYFDKMSKKMYIKRLESFKRMSEEDLPYITPFIGERDLPSVLAKYGF